The DNA window GGAGGACTTATTGTTTCAATGTCAATCCGGTGAAAATGGAAAAGCCAGACTTAGGTCCTCTCCTAAACCTACTGCAGCTGCACCAGTGGCTATCTCTAGTGAGACAATCAAGGGGACAAGTTCAGCCACTGCTAAAAACCTGACCAACTTTATGACCTTCGTACCTACTCCAGGCTTCAAGCCCCCAAGGAAGACTAATAAATGACTTTGATTAGAAAGAAATGTGTTCTGCTTGACTTTTTTTTGTACGGGGGTACTTGCTGCTTTTTGCATAGGACAATTGAAGTTCCATATTAAACATTGTGGTTAGTTGTGTACTTGAAAATTGTATTGTGCCCTTTTATTTTGGTCTAGCCTTGTTTTTAGGTTTGTATCCTCATATAAAACCTTATAAATTTGTTGTGATATTTATCCTTAAGACAATGTGACAATTAGCCTTCTATGACAACATAATATTAAGAGTACTTTGATTACTAATTCTGTTTATAGCTTAATATATCTTACTACAGCAGTGATTCTGATTAGTTTGCAACATTCTGCAGCAGTGATTCTCATTCAAGCCATTCAATTCATTACATCATGACATATCAACAGAATTTGGTTTACTTGAAAGTACATAACAAACAACACAGGGTCACATTAATAACAACTaccataaatataaaaattattagcaGTTTCAAAACTTTAACTTCAGCTTCCAAGCTGCCTAATCTCCATGCCACCTTCAACCTCCATTCATCATAGTCATTTTCAACCTGCAAATCAGTTCTATAATCTTTCTTCGTTCCACCTTCAGCCACCCCTTGATAGTCATCATCATCGACCCACTTAAAGTAATTGTAGTGACTGCCCTTTTGCAAACTCAAaaatcagaaaacaaaaaattgaaaaatacctaacaacacaaaacaaaatGGAAAACCTTTAGCTTTTTCCAAAACACTCACCCGGTACCTTGGACATGCATGGAATAATTTATCTGGGTTCTTTGCTGTCctagaatttttttatcatagcCTTCAACCCATAGAAACATGATTCCTCAAGAGTTTTCCTCCTGGTTCGCATTGAAGTGCTGGAACCATTACTATCGTTTGACGGAAACAAAACACCACCACTACGACCTCCATTTCCTGCCTCTATCCTCGCTGCAAACTAGCAGTTTCAAGGTCTACCTAAGTATATAGCCTCTGATTGTTGAATGCGACTTATTTATCATCGAATTAAAGATTAGGGTTCAAACACTAAGAGACTGATTTGAACTGTTTCAGCATAGTTACCTTGTCAGCAATAGCAGGGGACACCTAGGCGTCTACCACGATGGTAGTTAACATCACACGTCAGCCAACATTAGCCAACTCAGCAAGGGAGTTGACGGAAGGACGAACGTGAATAACTCGGTTATCTTTTAGGGACTATTTTGATTAACTTTATCTTTCGGAGACGACAATAGAAATTGAAGTATCTTTTAGGAACGATTTTAACTATTAACTCATTCGTTATTTATCAAAAAGGctggttattatttattttttcctataaccaaatttatttttaatttatttattatttactattaaaataaaaatttaaaacttttatttataaatatataaataccaTAAGAATCTAAATAttcacaaattttatttttctttcctatTCTCCAACTCTATTAGGTCTCAGATTTTTCTCCAGAAATTTTCGATTTTAATGCATATAATTTCTCAACTAaaagaacaaattaaacaaataacgctatctttttcaaattaattttatagtattcataattcataaataaCTAATACaacaatataaatatatttatttttattgaattaaattaaaatattaatttaaattataatcatctaaattttaaattaaatatttttataattttaaaagttaaaattatttgaattaaattagatgaaatgaaaaaataaaaatcaaacaaacatagcattaatttaattatacacATAATTCGATAACTGAGAtgtcaattaaaattttgtgtatATTTCGAGTATAGTTATCAGAATCGAATCAGTAATTGACCCGATTATACGACGGGATTATTGGGTCATTGGTTTAATCAGTGAGTTACTGATTTATCCAGTTGATCcggtcataattaaataaaaatataaaattataaaaataaaattaaaattaaaagttaaatgcatatttttaaaaatatattacgaGTAAGAAGCAAGTTTGGCATAGTGTTTTTGGGGAAGGCTGTGCATTCACGCGTTTCTCCGTTTGAACCCCACGTTTAATATTTTTGGGGGAATCTTGAGGAAGCTCCGAGCCCGCGGGTACACCGTAGACCCACGGCAGGTCTAATGCTATCTGAGATGCGAATCGGTCggtttttaataaatttgactaCCGTTAGCCAGTTCAAATGCATGTTTGGTCTGGTTTTAATTTCGAGTATTgagatctttattaattttgtacGTATTTTAGATAGGACAATGTTAGGGGTCAGcaatttttatgattattagtcatcaattagtcattaataatgatttgatattgtgagattggtgtgaaatTTTATCCAATAACTCACTTTTTTCTGCTAATTACATGTtgacaaaaatttaataaaactgcTGCTCTaaatttttccttttaataTTCAATACCCCATTTTAACTTTTGTGATACAGATTGAAATTTGAGTATCCAAAATATGATGTGACACCTTATGCATTTACATAATTATGctgtattttatatattttcgtaaattttatatttatttaatttaaattaaaaacaaaaatcgaTGGGTAGTATTCTGTGAATTAAATAAAACATGCCTTTGGATCTGGCCTATTCCTAAGTGCATAGTCTTGAATTGTTAGAAGTTCAGTGAAGAGTGTGTGTGGGAGAGAGTCAGAGAGACAGGGAGTGAGTGAGTAGAGTTTTCCGAAAATCGAGAAAGACAGAAATGAGGACGGTAACATTGCAATCTCCGCCATACGCGGCTCTCTCAATTCCCCcagcaccttcttcttcttccttctccttcCGTAATTCCACTCTTTTCTTCAACACTTGGCTCCCTCAGTTTCGCGCTTCATCTTCAGCTTCAACTCGCTTCGCTCTCGATGCTTCATCTATCCAAACCGGTACAACTTCCTCTTCTAATTGATACCTTTTcgtgtatgtatatatatatagatgcaTTTCATTCTTACCATCATTGCTTGGCTTCTTCAGCTTCCACCACTGAATTGGACGCTGTTTCAGCCTTTAGCGAGATCGTTCCCGACACCGTCATCTTCGATGACTTCGAAAAGTAACACCGTTCACTTCTCTATTCATTAttcttccttcaattttgaatcaaaattgcgatcttttattttctttttctctgtttAGGTTTCCTCCAACAGCAGCTACCGTTAGTTCCTCGCTTCTCTTGGGAATATGTGGTCTTCCAGATACTATTTTCAGGGTTAGCTCTTTCTTCTACgaataaaaaaatgacaactgaatttttctctcttttgatATTTGAGTGACTTAGGTTACATCATTTTTACTTTGGTAGAATGCTGTGGACATGGCTTTGGCTGATTCTGAGTGTTATGGGCTTGAAAACACTGAAGCTAGATTGTCTTGTTTCTCCAGCAAGGTAATTTCGTATTGGACAATTCTACGATGAAGAGGTTTTTGTCCGGAGAGAACGAAGATGAGTGTAGAGtctactttaaaaaaaaattataaaattaaaaacacatTATCCTAAATAAATACTTAACTATCTATCAAAGAGATTCTTCATCTCTTCATCATTTTTTCTCATCGCTATATCATGCACCTTTCTTGTTTGGTTTCTCATTCTAACTTCATTACTTGCTGATTATGTATATTATTGTCTTTATCAATAGTATTGACTTGAATGTTGATTTTCTAGTCAACCATTGTTTAAATGGTGGGTTTGGTGTTCGGAATTGTAGGCTTTGGTGAATGTCGGAGGTGACATGGCGAAGTTGGTCCCTGGTCGTGTTTCGACCGAAGTGGATGCACGTCTTGCTTATGACACACATGCCATTATTAGAAAGGTATTGCTCCCTTCTTTTTAGCAGCCACTATCTTCAGAGTGAGAAACTTAAATTTGATAACGAAAAGCATTGCAATCTATTGGTATGTGTGTGTCTTCAACATAAGATTATCATGTTGAAGGAATTTACAGATTTAATTCAATGCCTTCTTTGCGGGAGGTGCCAAATCCAGAGTCTTCTGATTCTGAAGACAAGTTATGATATTCATATTCATTGTTGTCCACCCCAGCCTTGAGCAAATGCAATAGTACCTTCTAATTTTAAGTTCACCATTCTGATGTAAGCGATGCCCAGATTGAAGAAACTAGGGCCTTTGCGGATGTGTGCGTAAACATGTTAGACAATTTTTAGTGTTTCTGACATTGAGTGGCTGTTAATCGGTTTAGATCATATAAATAACCTTTACATCTGTATCTCCTTAATGCTAATGCAAATTACATGGTAAGAAAACACCCATGTTTTGCTCCTTTGTGAAATTTGATGTTAACCTATTATCAAATGTTACAGGTGCATGACCTGTTGAAGTTGTACAATGATATTAGTATCCCTCCTCAGCGTCTTCTGTTTAAAATTCCTTCAACCTGGCAGGTGAGTTATCAGGCAAAATGGAACTGCTGAGCTTAGAAAGACTGATGCTGCACCTAATTNNNNNNNNNNNNNNNNNNNNNNNNNNAGAGGCTGCAAGATTGTTGGAGTCCGAGGGCATACAAACCCACTTGACTTTTGTTTACAGGTATTTGTTTGGGGTGATATTCTTATTGAATGCTCTGAGTCTTGAGGTTCATATGTGAAGGATGTCATTTGATTAAACATCCCAAAGGCACATGTCTGTTATTTATATTCCTTGAGTTAGGTGTGCAATGCATTAAGGATGAAGAGGGTCAAGTTTTGTTCATAGAGCGAGACATCAAAGATAGATGGAAGAGTTTTTACGAGTTATTTAGTGAAGAACATGGGACGTTAGGTTAACTACCGTTGCAAATGACAAAAAAGATACCTTCTATAGTACAATTTTGAGATAATAGAAGTCTGCAGAATTTCAAATGACCAGGCTTATGGGCCATATTGTAAAGTTGTGAAAGAGGATAATTGAGAGATATTGGAAGGACCAGAGAGGTTTACATGTGgtgttcattattttggagaaggGTATGGAAAGGTTTCTAGAGAAGCCCTATGGAACATTCTAGAGAAGAAAAGCATTTAGATTGCGTATATTCTAGCAATCAAAGATATATCTCCTGGGTTAGACTAgtagttcttttcttttttcttctttccaaggataaaattttgatataaggAATTTGTTCACTGTTATCCATTCCTATTCATTCTATATTATTCTTCAGCTTTGCTCAAGCCGCTGCTGCTGCTCAAGCTGGTGCTTCTGTGATTCAAATTTTTGTTGGCCGCTTAAGGGTAATCTCATACCTTTTTTTTGGGAAAGTATTACTGGATGACATTAGGGTATCTTAGGTATAAATTTTTCAGGACTGGGCGCGCAATCATTCGGATGACCCAGAGATAGAATCAGCTCAGCTGAAAGGAGAGGATCCTGGGTTGGCATTGGTCTGTCATTCAACCTTGCTATAATGTTTCTTCGTCTTGCTCTGTGCTTAgaaattttttgtaaataaaataagaaagctCTTCTTGAACTAAGTCTGCATTCTGCAACGTTGGTATGACTTGTGGAAATAAAAACAACTGGTGCCTTGGTTTACCCAATAATCTGAATCTAGGCTAAATAGCTATAATGAACATCTGACAAGTCCCCATACCTGaaagaatttttattaatttcaggTGACAAAAGCTTACAATTATATTCACAAGTATGGGCATAAGTCAAAGTTGATGGCAGCTGCAGTTCGCAACAAGCAGGATCTATTTAGTCTTCTGGGGTATTTAAAAACTTAACAACATTTCCAATTTAAGATCTGATTTGAgctttctttgtttgatatTCTATCAACTTTTTTTGCTTTGTATTGCTTCTTGTATAGGGTTGACTATATCATAGCTCCATTGAAGATCTTGCAGTCTCTCAAAGAATCTATTGCTTCTCCTGATGAGAAGTACTCTTTTGTTAGGAAGTTATCGCCTCAGTCTGCTGCCAGCTATGTGTTTAGAGATGAAGAGGTATGGATCAAGTCTCTAGCATCATTGTTTAAGATCGAATTACAAGACTGCGTTTGTATCAACAGATCTCGACCTCACAATTACTTAACAGTGTCAAACTGTCAATGCCAGTTAGCCCCTTAGCAAATATTATAGGAAAATCAAACAGATTAGGTGAAAGGACAACTTCAAACTACTTGTTGCATGTTATGCTGATTTACCTTCCTCTTTGCTACCTCAATCAATATTGCTCTTGGTCAAGCATCTGCCACATTCGCCAAATGATTGGTTGTTTGTAATTACTGATTAGtttgctgctgctgcttcttctttttcatctttccAGCTTGTTAAATGGGACCAAGCTAGCCTTGCAGCAGCCATGGGGCCAGCAGCTGTGCAGCTTCTGGCTACTGGACTAGATGGTCATGCCGATCAAGCAAAGCGAGTTGAAGAGTTATTCGGGAAAATTTGGCCACCCCCAAATGTATGACTTCAGTTTTTCTTTTGTCTCTCAATAgatcttttgcttcaaggaatAACAGAAGGTGCTACACCTGAAGGGAAATCCTCCGTTTGTTGTGTTTCTTTAGTTTCCCCTAACCTTGAAATCTTGGAGAGTCCGGTCTTGCAGCTGTACATTTTCTTCTGAGTATTTCCTCTGGTTTTTTCAACCTTCTTACCCGTATAGTTCTACTGGTTAAAATCTGGTTATGTGGCATGTTCTTCGTTCTTCAAGCATTTCTGCTTGTTTGTGAAATGAAAACATCATGGTATCTTTAGAATATAACAATTCCATTTGACCCTAGTTAACGTTTTACAAATGTGGTTATGTTGTTGTCTTAATAATCCATTGGAGTTGCAGTTGATATCTGGTTCATTATTCAAATTAGTCGAGAGAAAATTGAATAAGGTGCGATTGAACGCACAACTAAATAATTTTTGCATGTCTCGTTTAAGTATGCTTAAAACTTGTGTTAATGAGTAATATGATACTGAATATGAGTGAGAGTAGGGTGCACAATCTTCTAACACAGTTGCGAAGCCAGGTTCCATGTAGGATTGAAGAAAGTTTCTAACCTCATCTCCATTGGAAAAAGCTCATTACAACCAATGTTAGGGGTTGCTCCGTTGCAATTCGAATTTCGAACCGAGACTAGACCCAATTAAcataataatgatatataatcCACATCAGTATATCACATGAACACTATGCATGATTTCAACATTTTCTATTAATAAATATGGTGAAAAATtaaccaacttgggttggtcgagtggtcagttCACTTGTCcgtttaagcaagtgtcgggggttcgaatGCTGCCCTCATGCTAGACAATAACCCTGCGATCAAATCTGAAGCACTACAAGTACCGTCAGATTTACTATCAGAATGAATTAAATGGTATAAACGTCGCCGGTAAATGGTTACCAGATTAAAAGATCGAAAAATCAATTTGTTGGCGCCAAAAAATGTTTTGCGTACTATTATCGTCGGATTATTCCGAcggtaataatttttttattaaatttttttgaaataaatggtcaattttaattttaattttaattttcacatAATTAATGTTGAATTCATATAATAAAAacctattatttaaaataaataatacaatgttcaaataaattaaaagtcaagtacatcaaataaatacaatCAGACAGTAAAATGAAACACTAATAACTACATATCTAGGTAATTCTCATCGTTGTCCGTCCTGTGGTCCTGAGTCAGCGGCGCAGAAAGCAGTGATGTCTGTGTGCCACCAGCAGGGTCGATACCAGCGGCGCTCATCTGAGCCTGGTACACCTCTATCTGAGCCTCCATATATTGAAGCCGCCCCAGTGACTCCCTGGAGCTCATCCGTAGACGTCACGTGGGTGAGGATCTCCTGATACCTTTTCCAATAATCGTTCATCTCCTAATCTACAGCACAACTACCTGTTGTCATATCTGCAAATAACATACCAATTAACAAAAATTCAACACAACAAGTCAACAACAAATTATAACAATAAACTGCAAGTATGAGGAACAAGTTCAACACTAATGTACTTCCTATAATCAATAGCACAAGATTGATTTCAAGAATTAAAAATCATTCCTAATATAACATAAAACCAAATAAATATCCAAAATTAACATACTTGGATTATATAGAATCAAGGAgcttaaaattatattaatcttGTACTATTGGACAAAGAACCTCAATCAtgcaaaaattaatattttggtCAATTAAAAGCATTTCATATCCAttcatcaatgcatatgtgaagGCAAGCAATGATTTTCAAGGATTGAACCAAAGTTTCATTAAGAACTTGTTGAGGCATATTGTTGAACACTTGGTATACCAAGTGTAAACGACACAAAATGATACTAACAAGCATCCTTTCAGTACCAATTCAAAAGCTGAACATCAATAACACTAAACCAATAGCATAACTCATGAACTCAGCaacaaatcaatcaaaatagtTTTAACAGTGAATTAACGCAATCAAAACCAGCAATAAAATAGAGAATCTTCATACAATCAAATAATTATCAAACAATTTCAGTAACAATTTCTCAGAAAAATAGTCATCAACGCATCAATTAACACAATTCGACATTCCAAACACTACAACATTTTAAAACCTAATGTATTGAATCTAACCTAATttaatcaacctaaatccactaagaCTAAAAATCTAAACTGAACTACTTTTGAAActgattcaaaattaaaattaaaattctaatcaaatctaaaataaattaaactaaaattaaaagaattagaaAAGATTTGTTCAAGAACCTGTAATGAAGAACAGagcaaaaaataagaaaagaggtGGATGTTGCAACGGTGGTCACTAAAGTTGTGTAAGAGCTTACTGATATGAAGGGGACTACTGCAACTTTCGTTCTGTGTCAATGAGACAAAGAGAGTAGGAGGCATCGGTTGAGCCTGAGAggaaaaagaagggaagaaagatAAAGGGCTCGCGGTGGGGGCAAATGGTGGTGACGATGACActggaaggagagagagagagagagagagagagagagagagagagagagagtgacgGTGACtggaaggggagagagagagggatgGTGGCGATGGTTTCGAATGAGGAGGAAGAAGGTTCATGATTTGAATTTACACCCCTTTACCGTCAGATTTACAGTCGGAAAATTCTGATAGTAACCAATTGTGGGACACCAAAACGCAACGTTTCACTAATTGGAGTTACCATCGAAAAAATTCGACAGTAAACCCGTCGGTAACAGACACACCAAATTAGGTTATTTTCCCTCTAGATATTACTATCGGATTTACCATCAAAAAATAGAATCCGATGGTAATTATTTAACCTTACAAATTTGATGTCGTTATTGCCAGTAAATTCAATAGTAAATTTGCCGCCACTCTGCATGCTAAATCCGACAGTAAATCCGACGATACTCAGGGTTTGTCTTGTAGTGAAAGAATATCAGATCATGCAATTTGCTGATGATAATATTAGGGGAAGGTGTTGAGAAGTGTTCTAGAAATTTGGTTGGAAGATTGTTTGTTAATCGTGACTTTAGTGCCAACTTTGCAATCTGGAGGCAACTAGAGGGATTTAAGTTGATAGACCATCGAGAAAACCTACTCCAATTTCTCTTTCATAGTGAGATGTATCTCCTTAAGATTAAGAAGGGTGCTCCCGACTGTTCAAAAATTACATACCCAATATGAGGAGATGGAATGAAGATATGATAATCAAAGAGGAATATTTTGCTCATGTTCTTGTCTACTATGGGGTTTACCTGAGCCTTGATAAACTAGTAGTTTGGATAGAAAGGTAGGAGAAGAATTGGAAAAAGTCCTGGATTCAGATTTATTTGTGATAAGAGATAAGGAGAAAAAGGTCTTGAAAATCCAGGCTATGATGGATATTACCAAGTCTCTATGCAGATCACTTAAAATTGTTGGCAGCAATAGCaaagtaatttattttcaaatcaaataagaGTACATTTATAATTTCTATCACAACCATCTTCTATCACATAGGATATGAAATCAGAGCCTACATTCTACATTTAGAGGATACAGTTGGGAGAAGAGTTAAAGAAGAGCAGTGAGGATCGTGGCTAAAGGCTAAGCGAATTTGCTAGAGGGAAGAGAAGATGAAAGAAAATCAGAATTCTAACtggcaaaaacatagaaaatctACATCTATTAGTTTGATAAAAGGCAAAAACATATAAAATCTACGTCTGTCAGTTTGATTCAAAGTTTTACAAGTCTATCTATTTAAGATGACAATTCATGAGTCAGTAGGGGTGGGAATGAAACAAAGGAAGGTAATTGGAGGAAAGGGGATGATGAGGTAAGAGAAGAAGTGGATAATAGTAGAGAGATTATAGAAGAAgggagaaaagaagagaatgaagtgGCTAAGGCTAATGCAAGCAAAAATTCAtagatttatttcttttgttggTGTTATCAAAGAGAAGATTGATAACAACGGAGCTAGAAGACAGAATTTAAATCAAATGGCGAGAAaggggtaaaaataaaaatctgtcTTAAGGG is part of the Arachis duranensis cultivar V14167 chromosome 1, aradu.V14167.gnm2.J7QH, whole genome shotgun sequence genome and encodes:
- the LOC107486777 gene encoding uncharacterized protein LOC107486777 (The sequence of the model RefSeq protein was modified relative to this genomic sequence to represent the inferred CDS: added 5 bases not found in genome assembly), which gives rise to MRTVTLQSPPYAALSIPPAPSSSSFSFRNSTLFFNTWLPQFRASSSASTRFALDASSIQTASTTELDAVSAFSEIVPDTVIFDDFEKFPPTAATVSSSLLLGICGLPDTIFRNAVDMALADSECYGLENTEARLSCFSSKALVNVGGDMAKLVPGRVSTEVDARLAYDTHAIIRKVHDLLKLYNDISIPPQRLLFKIPSTWQGIEAARLLESEGIQTHLTFVYSFAQAAAAAQAGASVIQIFVGRLRDWARNHSDDPEIESAQLKGEDPGLALVTKAYNYIHKYGHKSKLMAAAVRNKQDLFSLLGVDYIIAPLKILQSLKESIASPDEKYSFVRKLSPQSAASYVFRDEELVKWDQASLAAAMGPAAVQLLATGLDGHADQAKRVEELFGKIWPPPNV